Proteins from a genomic interval of Ciona intestinalis chromosome 9, KH, whole genome shotgun sequence:
- the LOC100179175 gene encoding dnaJ homolog subfamily C member 10 isoform X1, whose product MKLPKLNLVCFVFILQLTYCFGEDYYEVLGVSKDASLKQIRKAFKKLALTMHPDKNVNDPEAHNKFIKINGIYEVLKDEDLRKKYDQFGEEGLKENGRGGGRYESYNYYRDEFGIYDDDPDVVTLDGSDFDAAVKSGETWFVNFYSPRCSHCHDLAPTWREFAKEMTGVVNIAALECSGMNLIFCLKQKIRSFPNLRFFRPQTEPIKYMGDRSKKDLMKFVLEHVNIDVVDLWDGNIAEEISSHPKLPWVVSFCGGDAEAHEDEDGEIIGDCPSRNTRMKMAGLLKDIANVGSIDCGTSPELCKRANASKKAGVYYFPLDTFPEPKKNDRIHSFSSLDAREIYSEFMLQLMPSLTKVTVTKLEKLVSRQATLAFFQFDTTNDVDVKETNLKKLPQLLKDHNIDVVKVYCNNTRWCFDNFHISQDAVLVFKGTGIEEYEIHHGKLTTAELSLFAHESVHARVATLNAQHFHENSLKESNQPWFVDFFAPWCPPCRALLPELRKASTSLLNIKFGTVDCTSFSSICEKFKIHSYPTTMLFNQSVVTEYNGQHNSHGILEFVQDLISPPYEHLNPESFKDKVLRRGVGVTWIVDFYAKWCGPCKAMLPAWRQMAKLLEGVVKVGAVDCAIPTNNQLCKTQGVNAYPEIRLFPSKKKPRSNPLYKVYTDWNRQALAMAGWAIESTNHDVKDMTMEDFDRGQLIDKQAWLLDFYAPWCGPCMAFSPKFILTSFRFVGRVKFGKVNCQQFPSICSQAGVNAYPSVKFYHPVKSDEKRSSVKSITSQDPDEITQLVEQFIQPYKHLIKKKSSQKKKDEL is encoded by the exons ATGAAACTTCCAAAGCTGAACTTGGTgtgtttcgtttttattttgcaattaaCTTATTGTTTTGGTGAAGATTATTATGAAGTGCTCGGAGTATCCAAGGATGCCTCACTCAAACAGATTCGTAAGGCTTTCAAAAAACTTGCACTTACCATGCATCCAGACAAAAACGTC AATGACCCAGAAGCccataataaatttataaaaatcaatgGAATTTACGAAGTGTTGAAAGATGAAGACCTTCGTAAGAAATACGATCAATTTGGTGAAGAGGGATTGAAGGAGAATGGTCGTGGAGGAGGAAGATATGaaagttataattattatagaGACGAATTCg GTATTTATGATGATGACCCAGATGTTGTTACTCTCGATGGAAGTgattttg ATGCTGCGGTGAAATCAGGGGAAACGtggtttgttaatttttattctcCAAGATGTTCGCACTGCCATGATCTTGCACCAACT TGGAGAGAATTCGCGAAAGAAATGACCGGGGTCGTTAACATTGCTGCCCTAGAATGCTCag GCATGAACCTTATATtctgtttgaaacaaaagatACGATCGTTCCCAAATTTAAGATTCTTCAGACCCCAAACTGAG CCAATCAAGTACATGGGGGATCGCAGCAAAAAAGATCTGATGAAGTTCGTGTTGGAGCATGTCAATATTGAT GTGGTTGACCTTTGGGACGGAAACATCGCTGAAGAAATTTCTTCTCACCCCAAACTACCATGGGTGGTATCGTTCTGTGGCGGGGACGCGGAAGCTCATGAGGACGAAGATGGAGAAATCATTGGAGATTGTCCTTCCAGGAACACGAGGATGAAAATGGCCGGCTTATTG aaagatATTGCAAATGTTGGCTCTATCGATTGTGGGACTTCTCCAGAGTTATGCAAGCGAGCAAATGCGTCAAAAAAAGCAGGAGTTTATTATTTTCCCCTCGACACTTTTCCTGAACCAAAGAAAAATGACAGAATTCACTCATTTAGCTCTTTGGATGCTCGCGAAATATACAGTGAATTTATGCTGCAATTGATGCCAAGCCTTACTAAAGTTACTGTTACTAAACTTGAG AAATTGGTTTCTCGACAAGCTACCCTTGCTTTCTTCCAATTTGATACGACCAATGACGTCGatgtaaaagaaacaaacttAAAGAAACTTCCTCAGTTATTAAAAGATCAC aaCATAGACGTGGTAAAAGTATATTGCAACAACACACGGTGGTGTTTTGATAACTTCCATATATCGCAAGATGCGGTATTGGTTTTCAAAGGCACAGGAATTGAGGAATATGAAATACACCATG GTAAATTAACGACAGCTGAGCTGAGTCTGTTTGCGCATGAGAGCGTCCATGCACGGGTAGCGACACTCAACGCACAACATTTTCATGAAAATTCTCTAAAAGAATCAAATCAGCCATGGTTTGTGGACTTTTTTGCGCCG TGGTGTCCCCCTTGTCGTGCCCTGCTTCCTGAGTTAAGAAAAGCTTCGACCTCATTGTTGAATATTAAGTTTGGGACAGTGGACTGTACGTCGTTTTCGAGCATTTGTGAAAAG tTCAAGATTCATTCCTACCCAACCACCATGTTATTCAACCAATCAGTTGTAACTGAATATAATGGACAGCATAATTCACATGGAATACTGGAGTTTGTACAG GATTTGATAAGCCCACCTTATGAACATTTAAATCCTGAATCATTCAAGGATAAAGTGCTTCGTCGTGGTGTTGGCGTAACATGGATAGTAGATTTCTATGCTAAGTGGTGTGGACCATGTAAGGCGATGCTTCCAGCGTGGAGACAAATGGCAAAG TTGCTGGAAGGCGTTGTAAAAGTAGGGGCTGTGGATTGCGCAATACCAACCAACAACCaactttgtaaaacacaaGGAGTGAATGCTTATCCGGAAATCCGGCTTTTTCCTTCCAAGAAGAAACCACGTTCCAATCCTTTGTATAAAGTCTACACCGACTGGAATCGGCAAGCACTTGCAATGGCAGGATGGGCTATCGA ATCAACAAATCACGATGTAAAAGATATGACAATGGAAGATTTCGATCGGGGTCAACTTATCGACAAACAAGCGTGGTTGCTTGATTTTTACGCCCCGTGGTGTGGCCCGTGTATGGCATTCTCACCTAAGTTTATTCTGACCTCATTC AGGTTCGTAGGAAGGGTTAAGTTTGGCAAAGTCAACTGCCAACAATTCCCTTCGATTTGTAGCCAAGCAGGGGTTAACGCTTATCCATCTGTGAAATTTTATCATCCGGTAAAATCAGATGAGAAGAGAAGTTCGGTCAAATCCATAACATCTCAG GATCCTGATGAAATAACTCAATTGGTGGAACAATTTATTCAACCATATAAACAtctgataaaaaagaaatcatcacagaagaaaaaa gatgaattataa
- the LOC100179175 gene encoding dnaJ homolog subfamily C member 10 isoform X2, giving the protein MKLPKLNLVCFVFILQLTYCFGEDYYEVLGVSKDASLKQIRKAFKKLALTMHPDKNVNDPEAHNKFIKINGIYEVLKDEDLRKKYDQFGEEGLKENGRGGGRYESYNYYRDEFGIYDDDPDVVTLDGSDFDAAVKSGETWFVNFYSPRCSHCHDLAPTWRKFAEELSGAINIGAVNCHDNRWTCNQKGVHSFPSLLLLLKNNRPIKYMGDRSKKDLMKFVLEHVNIDVVDLWDGNIAEEISSHPKLPWVVSFCGGDAEAHEDEDGEIIGDCPSRNTRMKMAGLLKDIANVGSIDCGTSPELCKRANASKKAGVYYFPLDTFPEPKKNDRIHSFSSLDAREIYSEFMLQLMPSLTKVTVTKLEKLVSRQATLAFFQFDTTNDVDVKETNLKKLPQLLKDHNIDVVKVYCNNTRWCFDNFHISQDAVLVFKGTGIEEYEIHHGKLTTAELSLFAHESVHARVATLNAQHFHENSLKESNQPWFVDFFAPWCPPCRALLPELRKASTSLLNIKFGTVDCTSFSSICEKFKIHSYPTTMLFNQSVVTEYNGQHNSHGILEFVQDLISPPYEHLNPESFKDKVLRRGVGVTWIVDFYAKWCGPCKAMLPAWRQMAKLLEGVVKVGAVDCAIPTNNQLCKTQGVNAYPEIRLFPSKKKPRSNPLYKVYTDWNRQALAMAGWAIESTNHDVKDMTMEDFDRGQLIDKQAWLLDFYAPWCGPCMAFSPKFILTSFRFVGRVKFGKVNCQQFPSICSQAGVNAYPSVKFYHPVKSDEKRSSVKSITSQDPDEITQLVEQFIQPYKHLIKKKSSQKKKDEL; this is encoded by the exons ATGAAACTTCCAAAGCTGAACTTGGTgtgtttcgtttttattttgcaattaaCTTATTGTTTTGGTGAAGATTATTATGAAGTGCTCGGAGTATCCAAGGATGCCTCACTCAAACAGATTCGTAAGGCTTTCAAAAAACTTGCACTTACCATGCATCCAGACAAAAACGTC AATGACCCAGAAGCccataataaatttataaaaatcaatgGAATTTACGAAGTGTTGAAAGATGAAGACCTTCGTAAGAAATACGATCAATTTGGTGAAGAGGGATTGAAGGAGAATGGTCGTGGAGGAGGAAGATATGaaagttataattattatagaGACGAATTCg GTATTTATGATGATGACCCAGATGTTGTTACTCTCGATGGAAGTgattttg ATGCTGCGGTGAAATCAGGGGAAACGtggtttgttaatttttattctcCAAGATGTTCGCACTGCCATGATCTTGCACCAACT TGGCGAAAATTTGCTGAAGAACTTAGTGGGGCCATCAATATTGGGGCGGTTAACTGCCATGATAATCGATGGACTTGTAACCAGAAAGGAGTTCATAGCTTCCCATCATTACTGCtattacttaaaaataacAGG CCAATCAAGTACATGGGGGATCGCAGCAAAAAAGATCTGATGAAGTTCGTGTTGGAGCATGTCAATATTGAT GTGGTTGACCTTTGGGACGGAAACATCGCTGAAGAAATTTCTTCTCACCCCAAACTACCATGGGTGGTATCGTTCTGTGGCGGGGACGCGGAAGCTCATGAGGACGAAGATGGAGAAATCATTGGAGATTGTCCTTCCAGGAACACGAGGATGAAAATGGCCGGCTTATTG aaagatATTGCAAATGTTGGCTCTATCGATTGTGGGACTTCTCCAGAGTTATGCAAGCGAGCAAATGCGTCAAAAAAAGCAGGAGTTTATTATTTTCCCCTCGACACTTTTCCTGAACCAAAGAAAAATGACAGAATTCACTCATTTAGCTCTTTGGATGCTCGCGAAATATACAGTGAATTTATGCTGCAATTGATGCCAAGCCTTACTAAAGTTACTGTTACTAAACTTGAG AAATTGGTTTCTCGACAAGCTACCCTTGCTTTCTTCCAATTTGATACGACCAATGACGTCGatgtaaaagaaacaaacttAAAGAAACTTCCTCAGTTATTAAAAGATCAC aaCATAGACGTGGTAAAAGTATATTGCAACAACACACGGTGGTGTTTTGATAACTTCCATATATCGCAAGATGCGGTATTGGTTTTCAAAGGCACAGGAATTGAGGAATATGAAATACACCATG GTAAATTAACGACAGCTGAGCTGAGTCTGTTTGCGCATGAGAGCGTCCATGCACGGGTAGCGACACTCAACGCACAACATTTTCATGAAAATTCTCTAAAAGAATCAAATCAGCCATGGTTTGTGGACTTTTTTGCGCCG TGGTGTCCCCCTTGTCGTGCCCTGCTTCCTGAGTTAAGAAAAGCTTCGACCTCATTGTTGAATATTAAGTTTGGGACAGTGGACTGTACGTCGTTTTCGAGCATTTGTGAAAAG tTCAAGATTCATTCCTACCCAACCACCATGTTATTCAACCAATCAGTTGTAACTGAATATAATGGACAGCATAATTCACATGGAATACTGGAGTTTGTACAG GATTTGATAAGCCCACCTTATGAACATTTAAATCCTGAATCATTCAAGGATAAAGTGCTTCGTCGTGGTGTTGGCGTAACATGGATAGTAGATTTCTATGCTAAGTGGTGTGGACCATGTAAGGCGATGCTTCCAGCGTGGAGACAAATGGCAAAG TTGCTGGAAGGCGTTGTAAAAGTAGGGGCTGTGGATTGCGCAATACCAACCAACAACCaactttgtaaaacacaaGGAGTGAATGCTTATCCGGAAATCCGGCTTTTTCCTTCCAAGAAGAAACCACGTTCCAATCCTTTGTATAAAGTCTACACCGACTGGAATCGGCAAGCACTTGCAATGGCAGGATGGGCTATCGA ATCAACAAATCACGATGTAAAAGATATGACAATGGAAGATTTCGATCGGGGTCAACTTATCGACAAACAAGCGTGGTTGCTTGATTTTTACGCCCCGTGGTGTGGCCCGTGTATGGCATTCTCACCTAAGTTTATTCTGACCTCATTC AGGTTCGTAGGAAGGGTTAAGTTTGGCAAAGTCAACTGCCAACAATTCCCTTCGATTTGTAGCCAAGCAGGGGTTAACGCTTATCCATCTGTGAAATTTTATCATCCGGTAAAATCAGATGAGAAGAGAAGTTCGGTCAAATCCATAACATCTCAG GATCCTGATGAAATAACTCAATTGGTGGAACAATTTATTCAACCATATAAACAtctgataaaaaagaaatcatcacagaagaaaaaa gatgaattataa